A single region of the Streptomyces sp. NBC_01262 genome encodes:
- a CDS encoding DUF6278 family protein: MDFAFLDSWLKRHRTPRGIAVHSTGEDDQERVAELLSECGLLRERASDSGVELDDTAESLERLDQLVPSWRDDPDELPWLGNDAGLYLGTVIIRTVPGAAWQVGPNGHPVVTLGSGREFDVVAIGHDWAESGTPELSQAYAEASEV, translated from the coding sequence ATGGACTTCGCGTTCCTGGACAGCTGGCTCAAACGTCACCGCACTCCGCGCGGCATCGCCGTCCACAGCACGGGCGAGGACGACCAGGAGCGGGTGGCGGAGCTGCTGTCGGAATGCGGCCTGCTGCGGGAGCGGGCGTCCGACTCCGGGGTCGAACTCGATGACACGGCCGAGTCGTTGGAGCGGCTGGACCAGCTCGTGCCGAGCTGGCGCGACGACCCGGACGAGCTGCCCTGGCTGGGCAATGACGCGGGCCTGTACCTGGGCACGGTGATCATCCGTACGGTGCCCGGCGCCGCCTGGCAGGTGGGGCCCAACGGGCATCCGGTGGTGACGCTCGGCTCCGGACGGGAGTTCGACGTGGTGGCGATCGGCCACGACTGGGCGGAGAGCGGCACGCCGGAGCTGTCCCAGGCGTATGCGGAGGCGTCAGAGGTCTGA
- a CDS encoding cupin domain-containing protein — protein MSAIDQPPPSFAVRVPDAELESEPLDPSQVVSGQPEVTGKVLWESADGTRLRGIWQITPGVVTDVEADEMFVVVSGRATVEVEDGPTLELGPGVVGVLREGDRTTWTVRETLRKAYEIHT, from the coding sequence ATGAGCGCCATTGATCAGCCGCCCCCTTCCTTCGCGGTCCGCGTACCCGACGCCGAACTGGAGTCCGAGCCGCTGGACCCCTCGCAGGTCGTCTCCGGGCAGCCGGAAGTCACCGGAAAGGTGCTGTGGGAGTCGGCGGACGGCACCCGTCTGCGGGGCATCTGGCAGATCACGCCGGGTGTGGTGACCGATGTCGAGGCCGACGAGATGTTCGTCGTCGTCAGCGGCCGTGCCACGGTCGAGGTCGAGGACGGGCCGACCCTGGAGCTGGGGCCGGGGGTCGTGGGCGTGCTCCGCGAGGGCGACCGGACGACATGGACGGTGCGCGAGACGCTGCGCAAGGCGTACGAGATCCACACGTAG